A genomic window from Xenorhabdus cabanillasii includes:
- a CDS encoding Gfo/Idh/MocA family oxidoreductase: MIKPRRVLIVGAKFGELYLNAFLQPRPDLELAGILAQGSLRSQQLARDFNVPLFRSLDELPDDIDIACVVIRAEVIGGKGDQLTQALLARGISVIQEHPLDAETIKRHQSAAEKQGVIFWVNSFYSQCHAGRSWLHAAHQISRLSQQRPINGYLTTSRQLLFSALDLLLQACHCPEQIEIAYVGQRSNAFHCFELCLAGTTIALDVQSYLDPKDPDMHNLVMHKMTLVWPAGYLTQEASYGPVIWTPVLHAPNHLNNNQSLYLTASQPNGAYQHQTTSQILCPATKDWITAFECDGAEGAAFLLNTLSSVLNGALCPPAFSDEYQRRLAGLWQQILRMMGEPVTQDLQPPVWIDPAQLMLTTDANDDVN, encoded by the coding sequence ATGATAAAGCCACGGCGGGTTCTAATTGTCGGTGCCAAATTTGGCGAACTGTACCTTAATGCATTCCTGCAACCTCGGCCAGATCTGGAGCTGGCCGGTATTCTGGCACAAGGAAGCCTTCGCTCGCAGCAACTGGCTCGTGATTTCAATGTGCCGTTATTTCGTTCATTGGATGAATTACCGGACGACATTGATATTGCCTGTGTCGTCATACGCGCAGAAGTGATTGGTGGCAAAGGTGATCAATTAACCCAAGCATTATTGGCACGGGGTATTTCTGTTATTCAGGAACACCCCCTTGATGCAGAAACCATCAAACGGCACCAATCAGCCGCTGAAAAGCAAGGGGTTATATTTTGGGTAAATAGCTTTTACAGCCAATGCCATGCCGGCAGAAGTTGGTTACATGCAGCACATCAAATTAGCCGCTTATCACAGCAACGTCCGATAAATGGCTACCTGACAACCAGCCGTCAGTTACTGTTTTCGGCCCTCGACCTGTTGCTACAAGCCTGCCATTGCCCGGAACAGATAGAGATAGCCTATGTGGGCCAACGGAGTAATGCATTTCATTGTTTTGAATTGTGTTTGGCAGGGACGACCATAGCGTTAGACGTTCAATCCTATCTCGATCCAAAAGATCCCGATATGCACAATCTTGTCATGCACAAGATGACGCTGGTCTGGCCTGCGGGTTATCTGACGCAAGAAGCCAGTTACGGGCCGGTGATTTGGACACCCGTTCTTCATGCCCCAAATCATCTGAATAATAATCAGAGTCTCTATCTGACTGCCAGTCAACCGAATGGTGCTTATCAACACCAAACAACATCGCAAATTCTTTGCCCGGCAACCAAAGACTGGATAACGGCATTTGAATGTGATGGTGCTGAAGGTGCGGCATTTCTGCTCAATACATTAAGTTCTGTATTGAATGGCGCACTCTGTCCTCCAGCTTTTAGTGACGAATATCAACGACGGTTGGCAGGCTTGTGGCAACAAATTCTGCGCATGATGGGAGAGCCTGTTACTCAGGATTTACAGCCTCCAGTCTGGATTGATCCGGCTCAATTGATGCTGACTACTGATGCTAATGATGATGTTAATTAA
- the sodB gene encoding superoxide dismutase [Fe], whose product MSFELPALPYAKDALEPHISAETLEYHYGKHHNTYVVNLNNLIKDTEFAGKSLEEIIKSSEGGIFNNAAQVWNHTFYWHSLSPNGGGEPTGKVAEAINNSFGSFAEFKQQLTDAALKNFGSGWTWLVKKADGSLAIVNTSNAATPLAGEDKPVLTVDVWEHAYYIDYRNARPQYLEHFWALVNWKFVEENLA is encoded by the coding sequence ATGTCTTTTGAATTACCAGCATTACCTTATGCTAAAGATGCCTTAGAACCCCACATCTCAGCAGAAACTCTGGAATATCATTACGGCAAACACCACAACACTTACGTTGTGAACCTGAATAATCTGATTAAAGATACCGAGTTTGCCGGAAAATCACTGGAAGAAATTATTAAATCCTCTGAAGGCGGTATCTTTAATAACGCAGCACAAGTCTGGAACCATACCTTCTACTGGCATAGTCTGTCACCAAATGGTGGTGGTGAACCAACTGGTAAAGTTGCAGAAGCTATCAATAATTCTTTCGGTTCTTTTGCTGAATTTAAACAGCAACTTACTGATGCAGCATTGAAAAACTTCGGTTCTGGCTGGACATGGCTGGTTAAGAAAGCCGACGGCAGTCTGGCTATCGTCAATACCTCCAACGCAGCAACTCCATTGGCTGGTGAAGATAAGCCTGTTCTGACTGTTGACGTTTGGGAACATGCCTATTACATCGATTACCGCAATGCACGCCCTCAATATCTGGAGCATTTCTGGGCTCTGGTTAACTGGAAATTTGTGGAAGAAAATCTGGCCTAA
- a CDS encoding thioesterase II family protein → MIRPCLTPRDEPKYILLICPFAGGSSSAFRQWTTLEDPDIAVSLVTYPGRDSRMNERAVTSIASLAQSLSDLLVSLTPAQRKNLILIGHSMGAQVAFETCQRLEQHNCSPKALVLSGCHAPHLQSRRQLSGLPDHEFIEQLIDIGGCSPMLREDPGLLALFLPMLRADFWATEHYHQAIQSGSIKLQTPTLLLYGNEDKEASALEVQQWHHWLAGDKQNLSHCCQEIVGNHFYVTQKPQRFIRHITQFMQYVYPQEFA, encoded by the coding sequence ATGATTCGCCCGTGCCTGACACCTCGTGACGAACCCAAATACATTCTATTAATCTGCCCCTTTGCTGGGGGCAGCAGCAGTGCATTTCGCCAATGGACTACTCTGGAAGATCCAGATATTGCCGTTTCGCTGGTGACTTATCCCGGTCGTGACAGCCGTATGAATGAACGTGCAGTCACCAGCATTGCCTCATTAGCGCAATCACTTTCTGATCTGCTCGTATCGCTAACACCTGCCCAGAGAAAAAACCTGATACTGATCGGTCACAGTATGGGAGCTCAAGTCGCTTTTGAAACTTGCCAACGCCTTGAACAACATAATTGCTCTCCTAAAGCACTGGTACTTTCGGGGTGTCATGCTCCCCATCTTCAATCCCGCCGTCAATTGAGTGGATTACCTGATCATGAATTCATTGAACAACTCATTGATATTGGCGGTTGCAGCCCGATGTTACGCGAAGATCCCGGATTGCTGGCGCTGTTCTTACCTATGCTACGTGCTGATTTCTGGGCTACGGAACATTATCACCAGGCTATTCAATCTGGCTCAATAAAACTGCAAACACCAACCTTGTTGCTTTATGGCAACGAAGACAAAGAGGCCTCCGCTCTGGAAGTTCAGCAGTGGCATCACTGGCTTGCCGGTGACAAACAAAACCTTTCGCATTGCTGCCAGGAGATTGTCGGCAATCATTTTTATGTCACGCAAAAACCTCAACGTTTTATTCGTCACATTACACAATTTATGCAATATGTTTATCCACAGGAGTTCGCATGA
- the rnt gene encoding ribonuclease T encodes MSNTKDQNILSGRFRGYYPVVIDVETAGFNARTDALLEIAAITLKMDEEGWLAPADTLHFHIEPFEGANLDPAALAFTGIDPTNPLRGAVSEYTALHAIFKMIRKGMKDSNCNRAIIVAHNASFDHNFVMAAAERSGLKRNPFHPFATFDTAALSGLVLGQTILAKACITAEIPFDSNQAHSALYDTDRTALLFCELVNRWKRLGGWPLAVPDPDNET; translated from the coding sequence ATGTCTAATACAAAAGATCAAAATATACTAAGCGGACGTTTTCGTGGCTATTATCCTGTTGTCATTGATGTAGAAACTGCTGGTTTTAATGCACGGACAGATGCTTTACTCGAAATCGCTGCAATTACTTTAAAAATGGATGAAGAAGGTTGGCTGGCACCTGCTGATACGCTACATTTCCACATTGAACCGTTTGAAGGAGCCAACCTTGACCCGGCAGCTTTAGCATTTACAGGTATTGACCCTACTAACCCATTACGTGGAGCTGTCAGTGAATATACAGCGTTACATGCTATTTTCAAAATGATCCGCAAGGGCATGAAAGACAGTAATTGCAACCGTGCAATTATAGTTGCCCACAACGCCAGTTTTGATCACAATTTTGTCATGGCAGCAGCAGAACGCTCTGGTTTAAAACGCAATCCATTTCACCCTTTTGCCACTTTCGATACTGCCGCATTGAGTGGATTAGTGCTAGGCCAGACAATTCTGGCTAAAGCTTGTATTACGGCAGAAATACCTTTTGATAGCAATCAGGCACATAGTGCTCTGTATGATACAGACCGGACTGCCCTGCTTTTCTGCGAATTGGTTAATCGCTGGAAACGGCTTGGTGGTTGGCCGTTGGCTGTGCCAGATCCAGATAATGAAACCTGA
- a CDS encoding salicylate synthase, producing MASYSIPGRNFTITPDYLWNGKTIDQQLTGWSKTWGNKTALIYQEQHLTYHELHQLAERLASGLSQRGIRRGDNVMVQLPNCISFVVTCFALFRLGAHPVLLMPTQRAHDVHALCQIARPVAYVIPDCIYGFDYREMARQVAASCPEMKHIIVDGEAEEFTALSSIDGEPLDISVPGSCYGDIAILLLSGGTTGTPKLIPRTHDAYTYDFVLSARLCTINTESVYLAVLPVAHNFTLGSPGILGTFSQGGCVLLSDTASCEEVMPLIEQHKVTHVALVPALARLWEQARDWEQSDLSSLRCLQVGGGRLTPELAKQVMTRLGPLQQVFGTAEGLLCYTRLDDPYEVIINTQGRPLSEEDEIKIVDANLQSVPSGEVGELITRGPYTITGYYRADQHNTIAFTTDGFYRTGDLVRMRSDGNLIVEGRIKEQINRSGEKISTQEVETLLLQHPNIDDAVIIAVPDELLGERICACIPKSINQPEPTQIQAFLHQKGVQRHKIPDQWLFVAYWPLTTVGKIDKRQLVQMAQTEHTEQTKQAEENNSPIQQYHEHTIAITSTPLDLVTHLLADLTDNNTQPCTLYEINGEWSLGIGCAATISANASGQLIDSKGNRHPYDISTLSQKLEQVLNDLSIKDWRAYGRALFEFSHMTYGIPLAPSLEQQEALIKITVPQHELRIIQGQVLIRTLEENQLTILSEKIRQADQAGTPTFPYTKELEIINTADAAKNYQDNVANAVEDIVTGHYQKVILSRKVQLGSNVDITHSYWLGRQANTPARSFFLRDEEFSAYGFSPETVVEADGSGWVNSQPLAGTRALTHDKIQDQKLRADLLSDPKEIAEHAVSAKLALEELAPICQANTLCVSEFMVIRERGSVQHLASRVKGLLQTGKNRWDAFIALFPAVTASGIPKKPSLQAISHYEGEPRRLYSGCVMLLDSSGKLDAALVLRSLYQHKEHCWLQAGAGLVRDSKPGREWQETCEKLECIIKYVRPYSDKKD from the coding sequence ATGGCATCTTATTCAATCCCAGGAAGAAATTTTACTATAACTCCAGACTATCTTTGGAATGGCAAAACCATAGACCAACAGCTTACCGGATGGTCGAAAACCTGGGGGAATAAAACAGCGCTGATCTATCAAGAACAACATCTGACTTACCATGAACTCCATCAACTTGCGGAAAGGCTGGCAAGTGGATTATCTCAGCGGGGAATACGTCGTGGTGACAACGTCATGGTACAATTGCCTAACTGCATCTCCTTTGTTGTCACCTGTTTTGCTCTGTTCAGATTAGGTGCTCATCCAGTATTATTAATGCCGACACAACGGGCTCATGATGTTCATGCACTTTGCCAGATTGCCCGTCCGGTGGCTTACGTTATCCCTGATTGTATTTATGGTTTTGATTACCGAGAAATGGCACGGCAAGTGGCAGCATCTTGCCCTGAAATGAAACATATTATTGTTGATGGTGAAGCCGAGGAATTTACTGCTTTATCCTCCATTGATGGTGAACCACTCGATATCTCTGTCCCTGGCTCATGTTACGGTGATATTGCCATACTCCTACTTTCTGGGGGAACAACAGGTACACCGAAATTAATTCCACGTACTCACGATGCCTATACTTATGACTTTGTGCTGTCAGCTCGCTTATGCACAATCAATACCGAAAGCGTTTATTTAGCGGTATTGCCCGTTGCACATAATTTCACCTTAGGCAGCCCCGGTATTCTGGGCACATTTTCTCAGGGAGGATGTGTCCTCTTAAGTGATACCGCCAGTTGCGAAGAAGTCATGCCATTGATTGAACAACATAAGGTGACACATGTTGCGTTAGTTCCGGCGCTTGCCCGACTCTGGGAACAGGCTCGTGACTGGGAACAAAGCGATCTTTCCTCCCTGCGTTGTTTACAAGTCGGTGGAGGCAGACTTACACCAGAACTGGCAAAACAGGTGATGACACGCCTTGGGCCTTTGCAACAGGTATTTGGCACCGCGGAAGGATTACTTTGCTATACCCGACTGGATGATCCTTATGAGGTCATTATTAACACCCAAGGTCGTCCATTATCAGAAGAAGATGAGATCAAAATTGTTGACGCTAATCTGCAATCTGTTCCCTCCGGTGAAGTAGGCGAACTGATTACACGAGGCCCTTACACTATTACGGGATACTACCGCGCTGATCAACATAATACCATCGCCTTCACCACTGACGGATTCTATCGTACCGGCGATCTGGTTCGTATGAGATCAGATGGCAACCTGATCGTTGAGGGACGCATTAAAGAGCAGATCAACCGCAGTGGAGAGAAAATTTCAACGCAAGAAGTTGAAACATTACTGCTGCAACATCCAAATATTGATGACGCAGTTATCATCGCTGTTCCTGATGAACTCTTGGGTGAACGAATTTGCGCTTGCATACCAAAGAGTATCAACCAACCGGAACCTACACAGATACAGGCATTTTTACATCAGAAAGGCGTTCAGCGCCATAAGATCCCTGATCAATGGTTGTTTGTGGCGTATTGGCCATTAACCACAGTGGGAAAAATAGACAAACGTCAGTTGGTACAGATGGCACAAACAGAACATACAGAGCAAACAAAACAAGCAGAAGAAAATAATAGTCCAATACAGCAATATCATGAACACACTATCGCTATTACCAGCACTCCATTAGATCTGGTCACTCATTTACTTGCAGATCTTACAGATAATAATACACAACCTTGTACACTCTATGAGATCAACGGTGAATGGTCATTGGGGATTGGCTGTGCAGCCACTATAAGTGCAAATGCATCTGGACAACTAATTGATTCAAAGGGCAATCGACATCCATACGATATCAGTACGTTAAGCCAAAAACTTGAGCAGGTTCTCAATGACCTTTCTATCAAAGACTGGCGTGCTTATGGCAGAGCATTATTTGAGTTTTCTCATATGACATACGGGATACCATTAGCTCCATCATTAGAACAGCAAGAAGCATTAATAAAAATCACTGTTCCACAGCATGAATTACGCATAATTCAAGGGCAAGTTCTGATACGAACACTTGAAGAAAACCAGCTCACTATATTAAGCGAAAAAATCAGACAAGCTGATCAAGCCGGTACACCAACTTTCCCATATACAAAAGAGCTGGAAATTATCAATACAGCAGACGCAGCAAAGAATTATCAAGATAACGTAGCCAATGCAGTTGAAGATATTGTCACAGGACACTACCAAAAAGTGATCCTCTCACGCAAAGTTCAGCTTGGTTCAAATGTGGATATAACACACAGTTACTGGTTAGGCCGTCAGGCTAACACCCCTGCCCGCTCTTTCTTCTTACGGGATGAAGAATTTTCTGCTTACGGTTTCAGCCCAGAAACCGTGGTTGAGGCAGATGGTTCTGGTTGGGTTAATAGCCAACCATTAGCAGGCACCAGAGCATTGACACATGACAAGATACAAGATCAAAAGCTGCGCGCAGATTTACTTTCTGATCCGAAAGAAATCGCTGAGCACGCGGTGTCAGCCAAACTCGCATTAGAAGAATTGGCCCCGATTTGTCAGGCAAACACGCTTTGTGTATCAGAATTTATGGTTATTCGTGAACGTGGTTCGGTACAACATTTGGCATCACGGGTAAAAGGATTACTGCAAACAGGCAAAAATCGTTGGGATGCATTCATTGCCTTATTCCCGGCAGTAACCGCTTCAGGGATTCCGAAAAAACCTTCTTTACAAGCTATTTCACATTATGAAGGTGAACCTCGTCGGCTTTATAGTGGTTGTGTCATGTTATTGGATAGCTCAGGTAAATTAGACGCAGCACTGGTATTACGTTCTCTTTATCAACATAAAGAACACTGTTGGCTACAGGCTGGTGCCGGACTGGTCAGAGATTCAAAACCAGGAAGAGAATGGCAGGAAACCTGCGAAAAACTTGAGTGCATTATTAAATATGTCCGCCCTTATTCTGACAAAAAAGACTGA
- the gloA gene encoding lactoylglutathione lyase, with protein sequence MRLLHTMIRVGNMQRSIDFYTKVMGMRLLRTSENPEYKYSLAFVGYADESQGAVIELTYNWGVESYEMGTAFGHIALGVDDVSATCERIKLAGGKVTREAGPVKGGTTIIAFVEDPDGYKIELIENKSATSALGH encoded by the coding sequence ATGCGTCTACTTCATACAATGATCCGTGTTGGCAACATGCAACGCTCGATTGATTTTTATACTAAAGTAATGGGCATGCGTCTACTTCGTACTAGTGAAAATCCAGAGTATAAATATTCCCTCGCTTTTGTAGGTTATGCCGATGAAAGTCAAGGTGCTGTTATCGAACTGACCTATAATTGGGGGGTTGAAAGCTACGAAATGGGAACAGCATTCGGTCATATCGCCTTAGGCGTTGATGATGTTTCCGCAACTTGTGAACGTATCAAACTTGCTGGCGGAAAAGTCACTCGTGAAGCAGGGCCAGTTAAAGGCGGAACAACTATTATTGCTTTTGTTGAAGATCCTGATGGCTATAAGATCGAGTTAATCGAAAATAAAAGTGCCACCAGTGCATTAGGGCACTAA
- a CDS encoding Grx4 family monothiol glutaredoxin, with protein MTTIEKIERQIQENPILLYMKGSPKLPSCGFSAQAVQALSACGERFAYVDILQNPDIRAELPKYANWPTFPQLWVEGELIGGCDILIEMYQRGELQVLLKETADKYREQEDNK; from the coding sequence ATGACGACAATTGAGAAAATCGAACGCCAGATTCAAGAAAACCCAATCCTGCTGTATATGAAAGGTTCGCCAAAATTGCCAAGCTGTGGTTTTTCTGCTCAGGCAGTTCAGGCTTTGTCTGCTTGTGGTGAACGTTTTGCCTATGTAGATATTCTGCAAAACCCTGATATCCGCGCAGAGTTGCCTAAATATGCGAACTGGCCAACATTCCCTCAGCTTTGGGTTGAAGGTGAGTTAATTGGGGGATGTGACATTCTGATTGAAATGTATCAACGCGGTGAATTACAGGTTCTGCTCAAAGAGACTGCGGATAAATACCGTGAGCAGGAAGATAATAAGTAA
- the purR gene encoding HTH-type transcriptional repressor PurR — protein sequence MATIKDVAKHAGVSTTTVSHVINKTRFVAEDTKATVWAAIKELNYSPSAVARSLKVNHTKSIGLLATSSEAPYFAEIIESVENSCYSKGYTLILCNSHNNLDKQKAYLAMLAQKRVDGLLVMCSEYPQQLLGMLEDYRNIPMVVMDWGESRGDFTDAIIDNAFHGGYLAGRYLIERGHRDIAAIPGPLARNTGGGRHQGFLKALKEANITIREEWIVQGDFEPESGYQAMYKILSQKHRPTAVFCGGDVMAMGAICAADEMGLRVPQDISVIGYDNIRNARYFTPALTTIHQPKERLGQMAFSTLLDRIINKREDAQTIEVHPRLVERRSVVDGPFIDYRR from the coding sequence ATGGCAACGATTAAAGATGTGGCTAAACACGCTGGTGTTTCAACCACAACCGTATCCCATGTTATCAATAAAACCCGTTTCGTCGCCGAAGATACAAAGGCCACAGTATGGGCTGCCATTAAGGAACTGAATTATTCCCCCAGTGCTGTTGCCCGTAGCTTAAAGGTTAATCACACCAAATCTATCGGACTACTGGCAACGTCAAGTGAAGCACCTTATTTTGCTGAAATCATCGAGTCTGTCGAAAATAGTTGTTATAGCAAAGGTTATACATTGATTTTATGTAATTCCCATAACAATCTCGACAAACAAAAAGCTTATCTCGCTATGCTGGCGCAAAAACGCGTCGATGGTTTACTGGTTATGTGTTCTGAATATCCCCAACAACTGTTGGGAATGCTGGAAGACTATCGCAACATTCCCATGGTGGTCATGGATTGGGGTGAGTCCAGAGGGGATTTCACTGATGCAATTATCGACAATGCCTTCCATGGTGGTTATTTGGCCGGTCGATATCTGATAGAACGTGGTCACCGTGATATTGCTGCTATTCCCGGACCATTGGCCAGAAATACCGGAGGCGGGCGTCATCAAGGTTTCCTTAAAGCGTTGAAAGAAGCAAATATCACTATTCGGGAAGAATGGATTGTTCAGGGGGATTTTGAGCCTGAATCCGGATATCAGGCGATGTATAAAATCTTAAGCCAAAAACATCGCCCTACGGCCGTGTTTTGTGGGGGAGATGTGATGGCAATGGGGGCGATCTGTGCTGCTGACGAGATGGGGTTACGCGTTCCACAAGATATTTCTGTCATTGGTTATGACAATATTCGCAATGCCCGTTATTTCACACCAGCACTGACAACGATTCATCAGCCTAAAGAGCGTCTGGGACAGATGGCTTTCTCCACGTTACTTGATAGGATTATCAATAAACGTGAAGATGCACAAACTATCGAAGTCCATCCGCGTCTTGTTGAGCGTCGCTCTGTTGTAGATGGCCCTTTCATTGATTATCGCCGTTAA